In the Eretmochelys imbricata isolate rEreImb1 chromosome 20, rEreImb1.hap1, whole genome shotgun sequence genome, GTAGCACACCTGCTTTAATACATGTATGGTCCTGCTGACTACTGGCTCCCTCTCCCAAGCTTACCACTGAACAGCTCTGGCACCCTGTCCGTGCAGGTGGAGATGTGCAGCTGGAGCTCTTGCTTTGGGACTCTGTGGCGAGCATTGTAGGGGCACGTGGCCAGCTCTTTGGCTCTTTTCTTGTTATTCTGGAAGAGAAGCCACAAGATGCCACTATGCAGAGACAGCAGGGAGGTACTGCTGTGGCCTCTGCTCAGTGCTTATAAGGGGAGGCAGCTGACAGTATCTCTAGGGATGCATCAGAGCCAGAAGACTGGCAAGCCGGAAACAAAGCATTGACTTGCCGAGTGCTTAGTGAGAGAGCACCACTCAGTATGTCgacacactgcagctgggagcaagcctcccgcCTGGACAGATGGGCTTGAGCTAGTGGTGCTCAAagtagtgtgctaaaaatagcagtgtggatgctaTAGTGGGGACTGGAGCTTGGACTCAAACCTACAGAGAGAAGTGGGCTTAagagcccaagccacaacatccacattgctatttttagccacacTAGCTCAAGCCCCACTACTCTAAGCTCATCTACCTGGGCCAGGAGACTCTCTCCTAGCTGCTGCATAGACATACCTGTACATGCAGGGAATCTGGGGCATCTGCAGCAGTGCTGAATTTCTTGGACTTGATTCTTGGTTGCTCCAGCCCTGTCCAAAAAGAGGTGGGGAGTGGTGGGGAATGGTCTTCAGACTACCTTAGCTCTCCCTAGACTTGGGCTGAGCAGCTCCTGCCCTTGCTGCTGCAAATTACTTTGGGCTGCTCTACTTCTCatggccctgggcagcagagccTAGCTATAGCACAGCTACTCTAGCTACACCCAATGCAGCCACAACCTGTCCCCTATGTCGGGCATGGAGCAGGGCTAGCTTGGAGCCAGCACCCAACCCAGAGAGGCCCCTTTACAGGATGTTTTCCCAGGAGACCATTTCCACATACTTCAGGCCCCTTTGTGCCGCCAGAGTAACCTAAAGGGACATTAGTGTAACCTCACTAAGGCACTGGAGCCCCTTAGTGACACAGGGCAGGCCTGGATCTAAGTTGCCTTGAAGTTCAGGAGCTTTTGGAGCCTGGGTGTCTCCAagggttaactctgcagtgaagacataactCAAGTGATCAGCAGTTGAGCTGGCCTAGCCCAGGTAAACAGCCAGACCATAGAGCCCTGCCCAAGCTGCTGGGGCCACACTCACTCATGCAAGGCTCagacttttttgggggtggggtcagcccacagaggagggagaggaggtgtAGCTGCTGGCTCTCAGCTGAGCTGCTCTGATGTTTTCCCCCAGTGAATTGTAGGAAGGCATGAAAGGACTATCAGGTTCAGTCTGGGTCTTCAGTGCAGAGTGGGCAGATTACCAAGAGAGGCAATCAGACTCCCTACTACTCCAGCAGGGGTCAGCTAACCCAGGTGTGAAGCACCTCCACACATGGGCCAGAGGGTTTGTGGGGATGGACAGAAGCCAGGGTAGGGGCAATACCTGAGTTAACTGGGCAGTTAAGAGAAGCCCCAAGTGTGAGTTTCACATAAacgtaggtctggaagggacctaggtaggtcatctagtctgtccCCTGCATGGAGTCAGGGCCAACTGTTATCTAGCCCATcccaggtgtttatctaacctgttcttaaaagtctCCCTAGATGatccctaaatctcccttgctgcaatataagcccattatttcttgttcaGTCCTGAGTGGATAAGGAGAGTAGATCACTCTGCTCTTTATAACAAATTTTACCTACTTCAAGACCTATTAGCCACCccgactaaacaaactcaattttttcaattgttccttataggtcatgtttagACCTTTAGTCACATTTGTTGTTCCCCTCTGGtctgtctccaatttgtctacatctccCTGGAGTGAGAGGCCTAgaacgggacacaatactccagctcaGGCATTATTAATGTTGAATACAggtgaagaattacttcttttggtcttacaacactcctgccattacatcccagaataatgtttgcttttttgcaatagTAGTACATTGTGACTCATTTagtctgtgatccactataaaccccagatccttttctgcagtgctccttcctaggcagtcatttcccattttgtgtttgCACTGGAGGCAGAGGAAAATAGTTTGCAGGGAACAGAGACAGGTGGCCATCTCCCCTCTGGGCACCTCAGACTCTGTCCCACTGGGTAGCTTGCTCTTACCTCTTTACATTTGACCaagtggtaggggaacctggagGCTCGGATCTGGTGGTTTTTGTCATAGGGGCATGGGATGAGCCGCTCAGGATCCATCACACCTGCATAACAGAAGGCACACAATATACAGTGAGGCTAAAAAGAGGGGTAGGCTGCCTGGGGTGATCCCCAAGGCCAATGAAGGTAAGGGCCAGTGAGAAATCAAGATCCTGAGACTCACTGTCCCCTTTCCTTTGGGCACTGGGAGAGGTCAACCCAGGAACCCCAGTGAGGGGCCAGCCACCCCCTTACATTGAGGCTAGACCTTAGGTAACTGAAGGCCAGCAGCATCCTCCTAGCGTCACATTTGCAGGAGCTGGGGTGTTAGACACCAGGCTCCATAGATTCAAGGCAAGGGCCACAAGCCTTGGTAGTATTGCCCACCTGCCATGGGGATGGCACAGGAGCTGGCAAAGCCATCCCAGACACGCTGGCAGGCAGGCAAGGTTGGGAGAATGATTTTCACCAAGAGATATTGACACTTCAGCTGGCACCCAGCTGGGGATGCAGACAGCTGTTGAAgtgcaagggcttgtctacactacagggtctATAGCAGTGGCTTTGAACCTGCAGGGCCCAATAAGCCCAGAGCTGCAGCCTatatgacatcctcagggccatacaggtagtactggatgcggcccacataaacACATTGTGGGCCACACATGTGGCCCAtgatggtaaataggttgagaaccactggtctacagcaGTGTAGCCACAATGCTGTAATTATGCTGGCATAACGTCATAGCTCAGACACAGCCTACACAGAGATGGGCTCCTCCTGTCACTGCAGGAAAGCCACCTCCTCCAGCACCTTAGCTGCAGCCACCTCAGttaagtgtaggccaggcctcagtCTTCAGTGTGTCGCCAAGTGACGAATGTTTACAGAGCGTTAAGTGCTGCTTTCTGCATGGGAAGGACGCCCGAGTGTTCTTCAGAGACACCCGTTGGGGCTCAGCCCTAACGTGTGTGCAAAGCATCAAGAGAATTCTGCTTCATTTGAGCAATGTTGCTTGGCTACACTGGGAAGCTGACTGGCAGGACTAGTCTAATGGTATACCATTATAGCTATGCCAGTCAATGACCCTCTCTCCCCAACATAATAAATACCTCATTCTTTCAGAGTGCTCTGCagcattttacagctagggaatGGAGGCACACGAAAtcccagcatggattcaccaagggaaggtcatgcctgactaatctaatcgccttttatgatgagattactggttctgtggatgaagggaaagcagtggatgtattgtttcttgactttagcaaagcttttgacacggtctcccacagtattcttgtcagcaagttaaggaagtatgggctggatgaatgcactataaggtgggtagaaagctggctagattgtcgggctcaacgggtagtgatcaatggctccatgtctagttggcagccggtatcaaatggagtgccccaagggtcggtcctggggccagttttgttcaatatcttcataaatgatctggaggatggtgtggattgcactctcagcaaatttgcggatgatactaaactgggaggagtggtagatacgctggaggggagggataggatacagaaggacctagacaaattggaggattgggccaaaagaaatctgatgaggttcaataaggataagtgcagggccctgcacttaggacggaagaatccaatgcacagctagaaactagggaccgaatggctaggcagcagttctgcagaaaaggacctaggggtgacagtggatgagaagctggatatgagtcagcagtgtgcccttgttgccaagaaggccaatggcattttgggatgtataagtaggggcatagccagcagatcgagggacgtgatcgttcccctctattcgacattggtgaggcctcatctggagtactgtgtccagttttgggccccacactacaagaaggatgtggataaattggagagagtctagcaaagggcaacaaaaatgattaggggtctagaacacatgacttatgaggagaggctgagggagctgggattgtttagcctgcagaagagaagaatgaggggggatttgatagctgctttcaactacctgaaagggggttccaaagaggatggctctagactgttctcaatggtagcagatgacagaacgaggagtaatggtctcaagttgcagtgggggaggtttagattggatattaggaaaaactttttcactaagagggtggtgaaacactggaatgcgttacctagggaggtggtagaatctccttccttagaggtttttaaggtcaggcttgacaaagccctggctgggatgatttaactgggaattggtcctgcttcgagcagggggttggactagatgaccttcaggggtcccttccaaccctgatattctatgattctatgatacctgaagtggggttccaaagaggctggagctaggccaggggtggacaaactttctGGCCTGAGGGCCAGATCGGGGAAGAGAAGTTGTATGGTgtgccatgaatgctcacaaaattgggggtgcaggagggggtgagggctctggttgaggtgcaggttctggggtgggatcgaagggtttggagagcaggaggaggatcagggctggggcatggggagaggctcaggggtacCGGCTCCAGGCAgcatttacctcaagcagctcccagaagcagtagcatgtcccctctccagctcctacagagaggtgcagccaggcagctctgctgcccagagggccggctctaggcaccagcctAGCAAGCAGGTGCCCGGGGTGGCAAACAGGAAAGGGTGGCACTGCAGCAGCTTTCGGAGGCATGCCAGCGACAGCTCCTCCGCTTCCCTCTTCGGCAACATTTTCCTTTGCTGCTTGAGGCGGCAAAAAATGTACAGCCGGCCCTGGCTGCACACTGCCCCATtggcaggcactgcccctgcagctcacattggagtgctggaggggtCCACTGGaacgtgtaggagctggagtgggtcATGCCGTGGCTTCCAGGAGCCCCGTGGCACAGCCCTTGGTCTAGCACCCtagctggagcagggcaagccccagaccccgctccccagcaggagctcgcgcGCCCGCTTAAAACAGACCATGGGCCAGCCTGtgggctatagtttgcccacccctgagctaggctgttctcagtggtggcagatgacagaacaagaagcaatggtctcaagttgcagtgggggaggtctcggttggatattaggaaaaactatttcactaggaaggtggtgaagcactggaatgggttacctagggaggtggtaaaaagaaaagagactaaccaatttatttgagcataagctttcctgagctacagctcaattcatcggatgcattcagtagaaaatacagtgaggcgatttatatacacagagaacatgaaacaatgtgtgtttatcatgcacactataaggagaacttgtggcaccttagagactaaccaatttatttgagcatgagctttcgtgagctacagcacggcatgcatccgatgaagtgagctgtagctcacgaaagctcatgctcaaataaattggttagtctaaggtgccacaagtactccttttctttttgcgaatacagactaacacggctgttactctgaaaactgtaaggagagtaatcacttaagatgagctattaccagcaggagagtgggggggcggggggagaaaaccctgtgtagtgataatcaaggtgggccatttccagcagttaacacaaacgtctgggggggggggggggggagaataaacattgggaaatagttttactttgtgtaatgactcaaccactcccagtctctattcaagcctaaattctgtgagtatatataaatctcctcactgtattttccactgaatgcatccaatgaagtgagctgtagctcacaaaaagcttatactcaaataaattggttagtctctaaggtgccacaagtcctccttttctttttgcaaatacagactaacacagctgctactctgaaacctagggaggtggtgaaatcgccatccttagaggtttttaaggcctggcttaacaaagccctggctgggattatttagttggtgttggtcctgcttgtagcagggggttagactagatgacctgctgaggtcccttccaatcctaaccttctatgaacccctgccttagagtcAGCACAAGGACCTGGCTCATAGAGTTAAGCAGCCCAGCACACATACTGCAGCATTACAGCCACAAAATGGAGACAACATTGCACTGCTCCATTGCCCAGCTCCAAGCACTTTGAGATACGTAGTGTTTTGGCTCAGTAGAAACCCTAGGTATTGTGGTTATCACAGCTTCAACAGGCTAAGGTAGCTAGAAAGCCTCCCACTGAGTATTTTGTAAGTGCCTTTGCTAGCTCTCTACCCCCTTCCCAGGATATCAGCTCAAGCTGCGACACCACTCAGCTCAGAAGCTAGGTTGCTTTTAGTTTTTTCAATTCCCATCTCCCATTTTCCTCAGGTTTCCACAGCAGCTACTTTCCCTCCCAGCCCCTAACCCTCTGAGTAAAGAGAGGCCAACATTTGAGCTAGAAGCCAGACACCAACTAAAAAATCCCAGACAGACAGTCTCTTTAAGGCTAATTTTAGGCACCAAACCCTGATCTTACTCTACCATAACTCTTCCCACAGAGTCTTGTCTGTACTCACCACTGCACAGAAAGTCCTTCTCTGGCAGTTATGTCCTAACCAGCCAGCCCTGTTCTTCTCAGTAAGCAGTGTTCAGCCCCTTTTATAGGCCACTTATTTAGCACAGGTGAGGGCAAATTCCTACCTTATCTCTCAGATAAAAGCCTCCCTTCAATCTATTCCCAAGTATGAAAACAAGCTCCCCCTGGTGGTGGCTATGGCTGGCTTATATGGCTCCTTACTTGGCTCAGCCTGGGGGTCCCTGTGCAGAGATGGGGCCCTGCTGTTCCCATGGAATCAAGGCTAAACAGTTGCATGGTTTAAGTTCTGGAACTGGGTGCAGGGGCCACTGAGGGCCTGGCCAATGGCAAAGGAGCTTTCAGAATGCTCAGTGACATCATCCTATACGAGCTGCGTGGTGTACGCGGACAACACGGGGGAGCCTTAATGCCAgcttgggctggggcctgggtgCTCCCCTTGTTCAGTAGGGCTGTGCTGGGTCAGTGCCTGGATGGGAGACCCCTGAGGATGCTGAGGACTCCGGAGCTGGTGGTTTCCCTAGAGAGCCCTGGTGGGTGCCATGCTGGGAACCTGACACTTGCAATTGTGATAGATTCCAAGGGAATGCAAGTCGATCCTGGGATCCTAAGCTATTGAAAATCTGTCtccctagtttcagagtaacagccgtgttagtctgtctttgcaaaaagaaaaggagtacttgtggcaccttagagactaaccaatttatttgagcatgagctttcgtgagctacagctcacttcatcggatgcataccgtggaaactgcagcagactttatatacacacagagatcataaaacaataccccctcccaccccactgtcctgctggtaagtGCCTCTTGGGCTCAGCAAGCGAGTCAGGCAGGCTGCAATGCCCAGTAGggagagcactggcctgggacttgggagttctcagacctggcttctattccctggcctgctgtgtgacttaGGTAAGTTGCTTgccctctgtttccccacccacTCTGTGCCTGTCCTGTCCACTATGAACCCCCTGTGGCAGGGatgtctcttgctctgtgtttgtgtagCGCCTGGCATGACAGGGCCCTAATTTTGGTTGGGCCCCTAGGTGTTCTTGTGACGTATGCCATGATCAACTGGCCAGTGAGCCACTGTGTGTGGTGATATTGATGGTGGGAGGTGCCAGAGAGTCCTTGCTAGAGGCTCATTCATCTCCTTATCCCCCAACATGCAAATGGCAATGGAAGATTCTCGCACTGCCCCGCAAACAGCTCAGCTCAGTCTTCATCTCTTTCCTGGCACTGCCAGCCAGGAGGCCAGTTAGGGCCCATGGCGAAGTGGGGACagtctgtaatatttttatgactcCTACCTATACTGCGGTTTCCCTCTGTACTTTGCGTTGCTATTCGGTGGGTGCAAAAGAGTTAAGTCACTGTCTGGGATGGAAGGATGGGTCCTTAAGGAACTGGTGGGAACCCACCCATATAACAGAGAATCTGAAAAGACAATGGAAGCCCCAAGGGCTGAACAATTGACACCACAGTGTGAGAAGCTCAGGCAGGCAGTATGTGAACTCAGGGTGGCTCTGCCTGAAGACAAAGGACTAATCTCCAGTAAGAGGTGGAGGAAGGGAATCAGAGCTGGCTTTTGGAAGAGGCTGGCTTGCTCTCACCTGGGTCAAACTGAGTGAGCCAGAGAGCCAGAATCACAACTGGCATCCTGAGCACTTGGCTGGTGGATTGCTCTGGCTTGGCCAGATGGACTCTTTCTTTAACTTTATTTCTCTCTGCTGACCGAACGACTTCCCATGCTGGGTTCCAGTTCACTAAAAGACCCTGATCTGTTTTGAAAAGCTGCTGATGTCGCTTCAGATCCTCCCTGAGGGTACTGTGCCCTGAAGCAGACAATGTCAGTACAAGCCTCCGGCAGGGGTCTGGCTTGGCTGGTTTCTCTGTGTGGAGCCAAGGAGAGAGACAAGGATCAAGTTTTGGAGTCGTGGAGGCCATGGGCCTGGCCCTGTGGAACTGTGTGGGTCCATGGGGCCAGGCACACTACCAGGGTTACTCCCAAGGGACAGGTTACAGGCTGGCCATAGACCCTGTGAATCGGCAACAGGGCCACTAGGAATTAGACTgaccctcacccacccccatacacagcTCAGGGCAATGACTTTCTGTGGCTGTGAGGCTGCCCACACAGTGAGAGGGAGCTGTCTGGTAGGAGCAGGTAAGATCCAAGGCTAGAGCATGGTGTTCTAACCTGATTAGGCCTCACACACAGGCAGTTTATGACCCACTCAGGTGTCCTAGTAGAGGGGGCCCTCTTGAGGCAGTGAGCTAGGCCTCAGAACCTGCACAAGAGGCCACAATCCTCCACGAGGCCAGTCAGTTCCCCCAGAGGCATTTGTTCCTGGGAGagtttccttctttaaaaaagaaaaggagtacttgtggcaccttagagactaaccaatttatttaagcataagctttcgtgagctacagatgcaccggatgcatccgatgaagtgagctgtagctcacgaaagcttatgctcaaataaattggttagtctctaaggtgccacaagtcctccttttctttttgcgaatacagactaacacggctgttactctgaaacctttccttctTTAGACTGCCCCCTGGGCAGCTCTCCCATCCATCCCACAGACTGGAAACATCTTGTCCCCAGGTTCCCTGGCTCCATTGTGACTGTAGTGTGGTGGACGGACCCTTGTCTAGCACCCT is a window encoding:
- the LOC144277536 gene encoding uncharacterized protein LOC144277536 isoform X2; its protein translation is MEGRDISPGVMDPERLIPCPYDKNHQIRASRFPYHLVKCKENNKKRAKELATCPYNARHRVPKQELQLHISTCTDRVPELFSEADESAATSPFVIGFKANCTLSASQSLGETGWDGNQQIQARSTSAAWTPKGHSWRKGSL